In Acidobacteriota bacterium, a genomic segment contains:
- a CDS encoding metallophosphoesterase encodes MVRFLHTADWQLGMTRHFLAGEAQARFSEARIKAVETIGKLAVEQVCSFVVVCGDVFETNHVERQVIVRAVDAMRKTPNVTFYLLPGNHDPLNASSIFTSRTFTDRRPDNVVVLDGSSAVDVASGVRLIAAPWTSVEPLEDLVQRAISDAPQHDGISIVVGHGVVDTLDPDPTNTAAICLADLETAIDAGSVHYVALGDRHSTTSVGDTGKVHYSGAPVPTGYREIDPGNVLIVEIDDDTVTVETHPVGTWTFHTLDFDLRSANDVDLLVSSLSDIENKRESIVQLKLVGQLTLGNKIRLDSALESEADLFASLNTWERHNNLVVLPDDEDFTQLGLSGFANDALNELTTLAQGDDDEAHAAQDALGLLYRLVESGS; translated from the coding sequence ATGGTTAGGTTCCTCCACACTGCCGACTGGCAGCTCGGTATGACGCGGCACTTCCTTGCAGGTGAGGCGCAGGCGCGATTTTCGGAAGCTCGTATCAAGGCTGTGGAAACGATCGGGAAGCTCGCGGTCGAGCAGGTGTGTTCGTTCGTCGTGGTATGCGGAGATGTGTTCGAGACGAATCACGTCGAGCGGCAGGTGATTGTGCGAGCGGTTGACGCGATGCGCAAGACGCCGAACGTCACGTTCTACCTGCTGCCTGGAAACCACGACCCGTTGAACGCGTCATCCATCTTCACATCTCGGACGTTCACAGATAGGAGGCCAGACAACGTCGTCGTCCTCGATGGATCCAGTGCGGTGGACGTAGCTTCGGGAGTTCGTCTGATCGCGGCGCCGTGGACAAGCGTTGAGCCGCTGGAAGACCTCGTCCAACGGGCGATATCAGATGCGCCACAGCACGACGGTATCAGCATCGTTGTCGGCCACGGCGTCGTCGACACGCTCGACCCCGACCCGACCAACACAGCAGCGATTTGCCTCGCTGACCTCGAAACCGCTATCGATGCCGGCAGTGTCCACTACGTTGCCCTGGGTGACCGCCACTCCACAACGTCCGTTGGCGACACAGGCAAGGTGCACTACTCGGGGGCACCAGTACCGACGGGGTATCGAGAAATCGATCCGGGAAACGTGCTCATTGTCGAGATCGACGACGACACGGTCACAGTCGAGACGCACCCGGTCGGGACGTGGACGTTCCACACACTGGATTTCGATCTGCGGAGCGCCAACGACGTCGACCTTCTCGTGTCGAGTCTCTCGGACATCGAGAACAAACGAGAATCGATCGTGCAGCTCAAACTTGTCGGACAGCTCACACTTGGCAACAAGATTCGCCTCGACTCGGCCCTTGAAAGCGAGGCAGACTTGTTTGCGTCGCTCAACACTTGGGAGCGCCACAACAACCTCGTCGTGCTGCCCGATGATGAGGACTTCACCCAGCTCGGACTGTCCGGTTTCGCAAACGATGCACTCAACGAACTCACGACGCTGGCACAGGGCGACGACGATGAGGCGCACGCTGCCCAGGACGCGCTCGGGCTTCTCTACCGGCTCGTCGAGAGCGGCTCATGA
- a CDS encoding AAA family ATPase encodes MRIRRIKVRNYAGIAEAEVTFPDEGITIVEGPNESGKTSLMDAVDLILDLQDSSNHRRVKQVVPVGKDVGPWVEVEIVAGTYEFTYSKRWARKPETLLVVTKPQREQLSGREAHDRVSEILDEAVDLALWKTLRLVQGEGLAQATFEVSALGRALDAAAGGDVAGDSEDVLWDRIETEFGEYWTPGGKPKNNLSQAEDDLESAQKKSDEAKAHLRDLDDTARDIQRLDETAKTLEAAGVKAAAELTALTKQVDDTATLRRAAERCKTDLERLDLVHAAAQKSHQRRDDLITAHQTAADIFDRVNNEIEQAGPTRKIIIEEAASTKAALAVTRTHWAQAQASFDQAREDTEYLRQLIEIEQMTERMERINQALQQQQEAEKALESFTVDEEHLSAIEEAHLGLTKARAAAGQALPEVVVTALQDLKVTINDTDLDLNHDTDHTPTPQELTRIVVAGVISVSVRAGGEGTATVERLEEASQLYQALCAQAHVADFAEARKQFDARAAALRSLDDAATTLDRDLRDLQPEALSAKIVNLVERTKKHILDRVATSPIPTDHTAAQALGHTAAQLLDDAKAALDTTERVAEKAATKASQLDIEDAGLAGNLSIAKSTADSAGQTLEEARETESDAVLAKEENSASVAAETAKTAYGAAQNELDKADPDSLDALLSNAKAAQERHADNLQKNAERRTELQIRLTHDTERGPARDLDEATTSLEEARAHLERVSMRAAAAQLLHSVFKAHRQKARDRYAQPFREQIENLGRIVYGSGFEVALGDDLSITTRTLAHTTLDFDQLSTGAQEQLGLLARLACAMLVSSEGGAPVIFDDALGWTDPDRLTRMGAAISSAANNCQIIILTCVPDRYANVGNARTVTI; translated from the coding sequence ATGAGGATTCGTCGCATCAAGGTGCGTAACTACGCCGGCATTGCGGAGGCCGAGGTGACGTTTCCCGACGAGGGAATCACGATCGTCGAAGGGCCGAACGAGTCAGGCAAGACCTCTCTCATGGACGCCGTCGACCTCATCCTCGACCTGCAAGATTCCTCGAACCACCGCAGGGTGAAGCAAGTGGTCCCTGTTGGCAAGGACGTCGGCCCCTGGGTTGAAGTCGAGATAGTCGCCGGCACCTATGAATTCACCTATTCCAAACGGTGGGCACGCAAACCCGAGACCCTCCTTGTGGTAACAAAACCGCAACGAGAGCAACTCAGCGGTCGCGAGGCTCACGATCGCGTTTCTGAGATTCTCGATGAAGCTGTCGACCTCGCACTGTGGAAGACCCTGCGCCTTGTCCAGGGAGAAGGCCTCGCTCAAGCAACGTTCGAAGTGTCGGCACTTGGTAGAGCGCTCGACGCAGCGGCGGGAGGCGACGTTGCAGGTGATAGCGAAGACGTCCTATGGGATCGGATCGAAACCGAATTTGGTGAGTATTGGACTCCGGGTGGGAAACCGAAGAACAATCTGAGTCAGGCCGAGGACGACCTCGAATCAGCCCAGAAGAAGTCTGACGAAGCCAAAGCGCATCTCCGCGACCTTGATGACACTGCTCGCGACATCCAACGTCTCGACGAAACGGCAAAGACCCTCGAAGCAGCCGGCGTGAAGGCCGCAGCCGAGCTGACAGCATTGACAAAACAAGTCGACGACACAGCGACGTTGCGGCGTGCAGCCGAACGTTGCAAGACCGACCTGGAACGCCTAGACCTGGTTCATGCAGCAGCCCAGAAAAGTCATCAACGCCGCGACGATCTCATCACAGCCCACCAGACAGCTGCTGATATCTTCGATCGGGTAAACAACGAAATCGAGCAAGCAGGCCCGACACGAAAGATCATCATTGAAGAGGCAGCGAGCACCAAGGCTGCACTTGCGGTCACCCGGACACATTGGGCACAGGCACAAGCATCGTTCGACCAGGCGCGGGAAGACACCGAGTACCTCAGACAACTGATCGAGATCGAGCAGATGACCGAGCGTATGGAGCGGATCAACCAGGCGCTGCAACAACAGCAAGAGGCGGAAAAGGCCCTCGAGTCCTTCACGGTCGACGAAGAGCACCTGTCTGCAATCGAAGAAGCTCACTTAGGTCTCACAAAGGCGCGAGCAGCGGCTGGTCAGGCCCTGCCAGAGGTTGTGGTCACCGCCCTGCAAGACCTGAAGGTCACAATCAACGACACCGACCTCGACCTCAACCACGACACGGATCACACGCCGACACCCCAAGAACTCACCCGGATTGTCGTAGCCGGCGTTATCTCGGTTTCGGTTCGGGCCGGGGGCGAAGGCACCGCTACCGTCGAGAGACTGGAAGAGGCCAGCCAGCTCTACCAAGCTCTATGCGCGCAAGCTCATGTCGCTGACTTTGCGGAGGCGCGTAAGCAGTTCGACGCCCGGGCCGCTGCGCTGCGAAGTTTGGATGACGCCGCCACAACGCTGGACCGAGACCTCAGGGACCTGCAACCCGAGGCGCTCTCCGCAAAGATTGTCAACCTCGTGGAACGCACAAAGAAACATATCCTGGATCGCGTGGCGACGAGCCCAATCCCCACGGACCACACCGCTGCGCAGGCCCTCGGACACACCGCTGCACAGCTACTCGACGACGCAAAAGCAGCGTTGGACACCACCGAGCGAGTGGCCGAAAAGGCTGCCACGAAGGCGAGCCAACTAGACATCGAGGACGCTGGTCTTGCCGGAAACCTCAGCATCGCGAAGAGCACAGCCGACTCTGCCGGCCAGACACTGGAGGAAGCCCGCGAAACCGAAAGCGACGCCGTGCTGGCTAAAGAAGAGAACTCCGCCTCAGTAGCAGCCGAGACAGCGAAAACCGCCTACGGCGCGGCCCAGAACGAACTCGACAAGGCGGACCCCGACAGCCTTGACGCACTGCTGTCAAACGCGAAAGCAGCTCAAGAACGCCACGCTGACAACCTCCAGAAAAACGCCGAACGCCGCACCGAGCTTCAGATACGTCTCACGCACGACACCGAGCGAGGACCGGCACGAGATCTCGACGAAGCAACAACCTCGCTGGAGGAAGCCAGAGCACATCTTGAACGTGTCAGCATGCGGGCCGCGGCTGCTCAGCTACTCCACTCCGTCTTCAAAGCACACCGGCAAAAAGCGAGGGACCGATACGCGCAACCGTTCCGCGAGCAGATAGAAAACCTCGGGAGAATTGTCTACGGTTCCGGATTCGAAGTCGCCCTCGGCGATGACCTCTCGATCACCACCCGCACGCTTGCTCACACGACACTCGACTTTGATCAGCTCAGTACAGGCGCCCAAGAACAGCTCGGACTCCTGGCACGGCTTGCATGTGCAATGCTCGTATCCAGCGAAGGGGGCGCACCGGTGATCTTTGACGATGCTCTCGGCTGGACCGACCCCGATCGTCTCACCCGGATGGGTGCAGCGATCTCAAGCGCGGCGAACAACTGTCAGATCATCATCCTGACCTGCGTCCCCGACCGGTACGCCAACGTCGGCAACGCCCGCACCGTCACCATCTGA